The Sandaracinus amylolyticus genomic interval GGAGGGCGCCGGGCTTGCCGCCGTCGGCGTGACGCACCGCGAGGTCGAGCAGATCGATCTCGCGGTCGGCGGCGCGATCGACGATCGCGACGCGGGCGCGCGGCCGCGAGAGCGCGAGCACCGAAGCCTCGTACTCGTCGCGGCAGGTCGCGAGCTGCGTGGTCGCGGTCTCGTTGCGAGCGCGCAGCCGCGCGTGCTCGGCGTCGGAGAAGGTCGCGAGCGCCTCGTCGTGAAAGGTGGCGACGCGGAGGATCTTGAGGACCGGAGTCCGGAGCGTGGGTGTCTGAGCCATGCACGCGACCGTGCCGAGGAGCGCGCGCGTGAGACAAGTCGCCGTTCGTGGATTCGCCCCGCGCGGTGCGGGCTGGAGTACCGTCGGGCGATGATGCGGGCGGGGTGGATCGTCTTCGTGCTGGTGGCGGCGTGCGCGCCTCCCGTCGACGCGAGCGAGGGCACGCTGATCGTGCGCGCGCACGAGCGCGGTGTGGTGCACGTCGACGCGCGACCGGTGCGCGGAGATCGCGTGCGTCTCGCGCGGGGCACGCACGTCGTCGAGCTGCGGCGCGGTGCGCTCGTGATCGCGAGCGAGCACGTCGAGGTGCGCGGCGGGAGCGAGATCGAGATCGACCTCGACGTGATCGCCGCGGGATCGATCGCGAGCGACGCGGCGGTGAGCGGGCGCGTGGAGATCCGCTCGGTGCCGCCGGGCGCGGAGATCGAGATCGACGGAGCGCCCGCGGGGCTCGGGCCGCTGGTGATCGATCTGGTGCCGGGGCCGCACGTCGTGCGGGTGTGGGCGCCGGGATACGAGGCGTTCGAGCAGGAGATCTACGTGGGCGCGGGCGGCTCGACCGAGCTCGACGTGCAGCTCGTCGCGAGCCGCTGAGCGACTCGGGTGCGCGTGATGCATCGACGTCGCGCGTGACCGATCGATCGCGGTGGGGCGCGGGGCTCTTCGTGCTCGCGCTGGTGCTGGCGGCAGCGCCGGCGAGGGCGCGCGCGCAGGGCACGTGCGTGCTCGCGGCGGAGCTGCACGGCGTGGTCGGCGAGGGGACGGCGACGTACCTCGAGGACGCGATCGCGCGCGCCGAGCGCGAGGGCTGCGCGCTGCTGGTGCGGGTCGACACGCCGGGCGGGCACATCGAGCCGGCGCGTCGGATCGCGGGCGCGTTGCTCGACGCGCGGGTGCCGATCGTGGTGCACGTCGCGCCGGGCGGGGCGCGCGCGGGATCGGCGGGCGTGTTCGTGCTGCTCGCGTCGGACGTCGCGGCGATGGCGCCGGGATCGAGCGCGGGCGCGGCGCATCCGGTGTCGCTCGACGGGCGCGAGGCGCGCGGCGAGCACGCGCGGAAGATCGAGAGCGACGCCGCGTCGCTCGCGCGCGCCATCGCGCAGGAGCGCGGGCGCAACGTGGCGTGGGCCGAGGCGGCGGTGCGAGACAGCGCAGCGGCCACGGCGGACGAGGCACGACGCCTCGGCGTGATCGATCTCGTGGTCGGGCCCGAGCGCGCGCTGCTCGACGCGATCGACGGACGCGAGGTCGCGGGATGGACGCTGCGCACGCGCGGCGCGGACGTGATCGAGCACGAGATGACGATCCCGCAGCGCTCGCTCGCGCTGCTCGGCGATCCGACGATCGCGTACGCGCTGCTGGTGATGGGGATCTTCGCGCTGATGATCGAGCTCGCGACGCCGGGCGTGGGGATCGCGGGTGGGCTCGGGGCGATGTGCTTCCTGCTCGCGGCGATCGGGCTCGGCGTGGTGCCGGTGACGATCGGCGGGATCGCGCTGGTCGGGATCGCGCTCGCGCTCTTCGTGGCGGAGCTGCACGTGGCGAGCGCCGGTCTGCTCGCGGCGGCGGGCGCGGCGTGCCTCGTCGCGGGCGCGGCGCTGCTCGTGGATCACGCCGATCCAACGTTCTACGCGGACGAGAGCGTCGGCGTGTCGTGGGGCGTGGTCGTGCCGCTCGCGGTCGTGGTCGCGGCGGCGGCGATCGTGCTCGGCGTCGCGGTGCGGCGGGTGAGGGCGCGGCCGAGCGTGACCGGGGTCGAGGCGATGCTCGGCGAGGTCGGCGCCGCGGAGTCGGCGATCGACGCGCGCGGCGGCGCGGTGCGGATGCACGGCGAGACGTGGCGCGCGGTGAGCGACGTGCCGCTGCCGGTAGGAACGCAGGTGCGCGTGATCGCGGTGCGCGGGCTGACGCTGCGGGTGATCGCGGCGGAGGAACTGGAAGGAGCGCTCGCATGATCGGGATGGGACTGCCGATCGGGCTCGCGGTCGCGACGCTGATCGTGCTCGGGTACCTCGTGTCGTCGATCCGGATCGTGAAGGAGTACGAGCGCGGCGTGCTCTTCCTGCTCGGGCGCTACCAGGGCGTGAAGGGCGCGGGGCTGCGCCTCGTGTTCGCGCCGTTCGTGAGGATGGTCGTGATCGACCTGCGCACGCGCGTGAAGGACGTGCCGCCGCAGGAGGTGATCACGCTGGACAACGTGTCGTGCACGGTGAACGCGGTGATCTACTTCCGCGTGGTGCATCCCGATCAGTCGGTGCTGCAGGTCGAGGACTACGACTACGCGACGAGCCAGCTCGCGCAGACGACGCTGCGCTCGGTGGTGGGCGGTCACGAGCTCGACGACCTGCTCGCGCAGCGCGAGAAGCTGAACGCGAAGATCCAGGTGATCATGGACGCGGCGAGCGACCCGTGGGGCATCAAGGTGACCGGCGTCGAGATCAAGCACGTCGAGCTGCCCGCGGAGATGCGCCGCGCGATCGCGCGACAGGCGGAGGCGGAGCGCGAGCGGCGCGCGAAGGTGATCAGCGCGGACGGCGAGTTCGAGGCGTCGCACAAGTACGCGGAGGCCGCGCAGGTGCTCGCGACGCAGCCGGGCTCGCTGCAGCTGCGTTATCTGCAGACGCTCGTGGAGATCGCGGCGGAGAACAACTCGACGACGGTGTTCCCGCTGCCGATCGAGCTGCTCGAGGGGCTCGTCGGACGTCGCATGGCCGAGGTGAAGCGCAAGGACGACGGGCGCGACGGCGAGCGCACCGCGCGGGCGTGAGCGCGGTTTGACCGGGGCGGTACGGGCCGCGGAGACTCCGATGCGTGCGCTGCTTCGCCCTTGCTTCGATCGTGCTCGCGAGCCTCACGGGATGCGCCGGCCCAGCGCCGGAGGGACCGACGTTGATCTCCGGCGTCTGCACCTGCGCGTGGTGCTGGGATCGACCGTTCTGCTTCGACCCCGAGGATCCCGACGCGCTGCTCGCGCCCGACGCTGCGGGGACGTGCCCGCCCGGCTCGCTGACCGCGACCCGCGCGACGCGAGTCGTGGCGATCGATGCGCGTGACGAGCTCTTCTGCGTGTCGCAGCGCAGCGACGCCGTGCTCGACGCCGAGCCGCTGCTCGTCCCCTCGGGCAACGGCGTCGAGGGTGGGGTGTGCCCATTGCCCGGAACCGGCGACCGAGAGCGGCTCGTGTCGTTCGATCCGTGTCTCGACGTGATGCACAGCTGCCGCGACGTGCGCGAGCCGGAGTTCGCGTCGTGCGCCCACGTGCCGGCGGTGCCGGAGTGCCCGTCCGGGTACCAGCGCGGGCCGGAGAAGTCCGGGTGCTCGAACGAGGGCTCCGCGGACGCCGCGGACCTCGTCGTGGACGCGTGCTGGCGCTGGCGCGTGCCGAGCGATCGTCCTCAGCGCTATTGCTACGCCGCGTGCCTCGACGCGCCGCGTGTGTACGCCACGTCCGAGCCGGTCTGCGACGAGTCGCGCTTCTGGTGAGCGACCCGTGCTGCCACGGTGCGCGTGGCAGCACGATCGATCATCGATCGGAGCTCTAGCGACGTGCGCGCGCCTGGGCGCGGTCGAGCGCTTCCTGGACCATCTTGCTGTGCTCGGCCGGGTCCTTCCAACGCATCTGGCCCGCCTCCGGGAGGAGGTGGATCGGATCGAAGTAGAGGAAGAACTGGCCGGGCTTCACGCTCGGCGCGGTGTAGACCGAGATGCCGGTCACGCGGTCGTAGTGCTCGAAGCTGTGCACCACGCGCTTGCCGCCGCCGCCGGGGGCGTCGACGACGAACGTCGGCGTGTTGAAGCCCGCGGTCGTGCCGCGCACCGACTTCTCGAGGTACTCCGCGGTGTCGACCGTCGTGCGCAGCTCCTCGACGCCCTTCACGAGGTCGTGCACGTAGACGTAGTAGGGCTGCACGTTGACGTGCGCGAGACGCTTCACGAGCGTCGTCATCGTCTCGACCTGGTCGTTCACGCCGCGCTGGAGCACCGACTGGTTGCGCACCGTGACGCCCTCGCCGAAGAGGCGATCCATCGCGCGCTTCGTGATGCCGGTGATCTCGTTCGGATGGTTGAAGTGCGTGTGGAGGACCACGTCCTTCGCCATCGAGCGGCCGCGGTGCACGACCTCGACGAGCGCCTTGAACCACTCGTCGTCGGTCAGGATCTTCTGCGGCATCACCGCCGGGCCCTTGGTCGCGAAGCGCATGCGCGCGACGTGCGGGATGTCGAGCAGGCGGTGGCCGATCTCGCGGATCTGATCGGCGCGCAGGTTGTACGAGTCGCCGCCCGAGATGACGATGTCCTCGAGCTCCGGGCGCGACGCGACGTAGGTGAAGATCGCCTCCCAGCGCTGCGCGTTCGCCTTGAGCGAGAGCTTCTCGAGCTCGGCCTGATCGGTGTCGGGGCCGACCGCGTAGCTGCGCGTGCAGAAGCGGCAGTAGACGGGGCAGGTGTCGAGCGCGAGGAAGAGCGCCTTGTCGGGATAGCGGTGCGTGAGGCCCTGCACCGGCGCGTCGCCCTGCTCGTTGAGCGAGTCGAAGCGCAGCTGCGGGTGATCGGGCAGGCGCGTCGACGAGAGCGGGATGAACTGGCGGCGGAGCGGATCCTCGTAGGGCTTCGTCCAGTCGACGAGCGAGAGGAGGTAGGGCGAGACGCGGACCGCCATCGGCGCGTGGCGGAAGCCCTCTTCGGCGTCGACGATGAACTGTGGCGAGACGAGGCCCTGCAGCGCGGCGAGCAGCTTGTCGACGCGCGTGATCGTCTGCTTCATCTGCCACTTGTGATCGAGGAACTCGGCCTCGCTCACGTTCGCGTAGGCAGGGATGCGCCGCCAGAAGTCGCCCTCGAGGAGGTGACGATGGCTGAGCGTCGAGGGGTCGACCGGCGGCTTCACCGCGCGCGGGGCTTCGTCCTTCGGCGTCTCGACGACCTTGAGCTGCATGGAGGTTCCTCTGTGGGAAACCTCGTTGTTACCACGGGCGCGCGCGCGACCGCACGGACGACCTGCGCGGTGGCTCACTCCGTTTCGAACGCGCCGGAGTCACACGGCGGAGTTCGTGCGACGCCGCGCTGGTCCACGTCCGGGCACTCGTCGCCGGCGAAGCCGATGGCGGCGCTGCCGGTGTCGAGGGCGAACGTCTCGGTGGGGCCGCCGCGATCCTGCAGCGGGAGGAGGCGCGGGTCGCCGACGCGGTCGATGCCGGCCGCGCCGATCTGCATGCCACAGTCGAAGTCCGCCTCGCCCGGGAGCTCGTCGGCGACGTTGCCGCCGAGCGAGGTGATCGTGGCGTGACAGTTCAGTCGCGTGCTCGCGCTCGAGAAGTTGTTCGCGACGATCGAGCCCTCGAGCGTGAAGCCCATGTGGCTCGGGCTCCAGATGGCGCGTCCGTTCGGCTGCGTGGACGTGTTGCCCGCGATCGTCGAGTGCGAGATGGCGACGGTCACGTCCTGCACGAGCATCGCGGTGCCGTAGTGCGCGCGGTTCGATGCGAACGTCGAGCTCGCGATGCGCACGCTGCCCTGGAACGCGTAGAGGCCGCCGCCGTCGGCGGCGCGCGCGGCGGTCGCGACCGTCTCGTTGGCGGAGACGAGGCAGCGATCGAGGGTGAGCTGCGAGTTGATCGAGGAGATGCCCGCGCCCGACGTGTAGTCGCGGTCGGTCGTGATGCGGTTGCGCGAGACGTCGGAGTCGACGAGGTCGACCGTCGCGTCCCACACGAACAGACCGCCGCCCTGCTGGCCCGCGCCGTTCTCGACGATGTCGCTGTCGCGCACCGTGAGCCGCCCGCCGCGGATCACCGCGATGCCGCCGCCGGATGCCTCCATCGTGGCCGCGTTCGCTGCGTTCCCGACGACGCAGCTGCGCTCGAGCGTGACGACCGCGGGGCTCTGCACGAGGAGCCCGCCGCCGTGCCCGTCGGTCTGCACACCGCCGGTGATCGTGAGGCCGTCGAGCGTGACCGCGCCGTCGGTGACCTGCAGCACGCGCCTGGTGCCGTCGTTCCGCAGCACCGCGCCGCAGCGGCTCGCTCCGCGCAGCGTGATCGGCTGATCGATCACCAGCACGTCGGGGAGCTCGTACGTGCCCGCGGCGAGGAGGATCGTCTGGTGGCCGGCGCGCGCGTCCGCCCAGCGCACGGCGTCGATCAGATCGTCGACGTTCGCGACGCTGCGCGACTCGGGATCGATCCACGCGTCGGGAGGTCCGGCGTCGACGTCCGTGATCCCTGCGTCGTCGTCGTCCGAGGTGGCCGCGTCCATCGCGCCCGCGTCGCGGGTCGGCAGGTCGGGCTCGTCGCGCGGATCCCACACCGGCAGCGTCGTCGGATCGAGCTCGGGCGGAACGCAGTCGCCGGCGACGCACGTGCGCTCGTCGCCACAGCTCGGCGCGACGCACGCGCGCTCGAGCAGCACTGCGAGCACGCGGACGCTGCCTCGCACGAAGCGCGTCGCGATGGTGCGGGTCACGACGTCGTCGCCGCCGCGGCGGACCGCGAGCGCGATGCGGATCGGCGCGTCCTGCGCGTCCTCGCGCGGATCGATGCGCACGCGCACCGGGCGCTGGCTCGCGGCGAGATCGATCTCGCGCAGCACCGGGTCGCCGTCCTCGCGCGCGACGCGGATGGTCAGCGTGTCGACCTCCGCGGGCACCGCGAGCTCGGTGTCGACGACGAGGTAGAGCGCGGTCGGCGCGGCGTCACACGCGACGAGCGCGAGGGCCGCGAGGACGAGCGCCGAGCGGAGACGCAGACGAGCCATGATCACCAGAGCGAGCCGATGACCTCGGCCCACCAGTAGTCCTCGGGGATGCGGAACGTGCCGCCCGCGCCCGCGCACGTGATCGACGTGGTGACGTGGAAGCACGTGTGCTCGTCCGCGACCGCGATCGCGCCGACCACGGCGTCGACGCTCGCCTCGTCGGGCGTGACCGGCGCCGAGCGCGGCGGCGCGACGCCCGCGCGACCGTCGTCCCCGTTGCCCCAGCAGCTCACGTACTGGTTGGTCGGTAGCGCGCAGGTGTGCTCGAGGCCGGCGCCGATCGCGGTCGCGGGCAGATCGAGCGGGACGATGACGCCGTTCGGGACGGGCGCGGGGTTGGTCGGGTCGACGCCGAGCTGGCCGCGCGAGTTGCTGCCCCAGCACTCGACGCGATGGGGCGCGCTCGCGCCGATCAGCGCGCACGTGTGCGCGCCGCCCGCGGCCATCGCGCGCACCGGGCCGTCGGCGACGGTGACCTCGACCGGCGGGCTCGACGCGCTCGTGGTGCCGTCGCCGAGCTGTGCGCGCTCGTTCGCGCCCCAGCACCAAGCCTCGCCGGTCGCGGTCCACGCGCACGCGTGGCGCGCGCCGACGACGATGCCGGTGAACGCGGGCGCCTCCTCGAACATCTCGAGGGGCTGGCCCGCGCGCGGCACCGCGGGGTTGCCGCGCTCGTCGCCGTTGCCCCAGCACATCACGCGACCGTCGGCGAGCGCGCACGCGTAGCCGTGGCCCGCGTCGAGCGCCGTCACCGTGCGCGTGCCGACCGAGAGCTCGGCGCGGGCACCGCAGCCCGGTGTCGCGCCCCAGCCCGCCGCGCCCTCGCCCCAGCAGCGGATCTCGCCGTCCCGCGCCGCGCACGTGAACGTGTCGCCCGCGGCGACTGCCGTCGGATCGTCGCCGAGCCCGTCGATGACCACGACGTGCCCTTGCTCCGCGGGGTGGCGGTTCTCGTAGGGCAGCGGCGCTCCGCCGAGCTGGCCGTGCTCGTCCGAGCCGACGCACGAGAGCACGCGACGTCCGTTCGTGCGCTGGCCGATCACGCAGAGGTGCTCGGGGCCCGCGGACAGCACGCGCACTTCGCCGGGACCGGGCTCGCAGAGCGGGCCCGCGTCGGGCACACCCTCGGCGCAGATGCGCGGGGTCGGGCACGCGCGCTCGCCGCACGTCGGGGCGGTGCCCGCGTCGGTCACGCCCGCATCGGGGCACGGCGCGCCCGCGTCGCGTCCCGCATCGACGGCGCCGGCGTCGCGCTCTCCCGCGTCGTGCATCGGCACCGACGCGTCGCTCCACTCGACCTCGGGCTCGTCGCCGTCCCACGTCGCGAGACCGCGCGCGTCGATCGCATCGTCGGCGCACGTGGCCGCGATGCACGTCTCGTCCGGCGCGTCGCACCGCACGCCGAGGCACGCGCGATCGAGCGACACGACGAGCTCGCGCACCGAGCCGCGCACGAACGCGGTGCGCACGGTGCGCGTGAGCACGGCGGTGTCGCCGTCGCCCACGGAGAGCACGAGCCGGAGCGACGCGTCCTCGTGGCCCTGGCGCGGATCGATCCGCACGCGCACCGGGCGCGCCGCGCTCGTGAGATCGACGTCGCGCTCGATCGGCTGATCGTGATCGGGCTCGACGCGGATCGTCAGCGCATCGACCTCGCGCGACACCTCGAGGTTCGTGTCGACGACGAGGTAGATCGCCGTCGGCGCGGCGTCGCACGCCGCGAGCACGAGCGCGGCGATCGCGAGGCTCGTCTGGATGCTTCGCGTCGTGGACATGCTGGCGCTCCCTCAGAGTCGGATCGGAGGCTCGGTGCCCGGCGGGAGCTGGCCGCCGCTTCCCTCGGAGACGAGCACGCCCACCAGGATGGCGACGCCGATCGCGACGACGCCGGCGCTCACGCCCACGATGATCCACGGCGTCGGGTCGTCGTGGCTCGCAGGCTCGGTGTGCAGCGCGGGGATCGTCGTGGGAGGCGCGGGCACGGCCGTCTGCGCGACCTCGGCCGGCGCGGGCACGGGCTCGCGAACGGGCGCACGGGGGATCTCGAGGGCGACCTCGGCGCGCTCGCCCTCGCGCAGCGTGAACGGGTGATCGAGCAGCGTCTGCTCGGCGCGCGCGACGACGACGCGGTGCTCGCCGGGATCGAGCGCGATCTCGGTGCCGAGCGCGTGCGCGTCGAGCGCCTCGCCGTCGAGCTGCACGCGGTCCGCGCTGGTCAGGCCGTCGACGCGCAGCGTCGCGTGCGCGATCTGCGCGTCGATCGCCGCGAGCGCGCTCTCGATCGCGGCGCCGTAGTCGCTCCGCTCGCGCTCGCTCGCGTCGCGCAGGAACCGGCGGTAGCTCTCGCTCGCCGCGACGAGGCGCCCGGTCTGACGCTGCGCGCCCGCGAGGTTCATGAGCGTGATCGGGCGCGGGTAGAGCGCGTACGAGCGCTCGAACGCGTCGAGCGCCTCGGGCCACTGCCGCGCGCGCGCCGCGCGCACTCCGTCCTCGTAGAGCGAGCGCGCCGTGCGCTGCATCGACGGCGACGTCTCCGCGGCGTCCTGCGCGCGCGCTGGAGCTCCGGTGGGAGCGAAGACGAGCAGCGCGAGGAGGAGCGGGGCCGTCGCGAGCGGGCGGTCCATGATCCGCGAACCGTTGCCGACGATGGGGGCCCGAGCAACCGGGCATACCTCGGCGCACCGAGAAAACTTGACCGGATCGCGGCGCCGAGCCACCAGAGGGGGCCATGACGTCCGTTCAGGAACGCCTGCTCTTCGTGGTCTCTCCGCCGCGCAGCGGCTCGACGCTGCTGCAGCGGATGATCGGCTCGCACAGCGAGGTCTTCACCCACCCCGAGCCGCACCTGATCACGCCGATGGCGTACCTCGGCTTCTACGACACGGTCGACAAGGCGCCCTTCGATCACATCAACTCGGCCGAGGCGATCCGCCTCTTCGTGAGCTCGTTGCCGCGCGGCGAAGAGGACTACCTCGACGCGCTGCGCGCGTACGCCGACACGATGTACGGCCGCATGCTGGAGCCCAGCGGCAAGCGCTACTTCATGGACAAGACGCCGGCGTACGCGCTGGTGCTGCCCTTCCTGACGAAGCTCTATCCGCACGCGAAGTACGTCGTGCTCACGCGCCATCCGCTCGCGATCTTCTCGAGCTTCGCGAACTCGTTCTTCGACGGCGACTGGGCGCGCGCGCACGAGTTCAACCCGCTCGTCGAGCGCTACGTCCCCGCGATCGCGAAGATGCTGCGCGAGCGTCCGGTGCCGCTCGTGCACGTGAAGTACGAGACGCTCGTCGAGGCGCCCGAGGCGCAGATGGAGCGCGTCTTCGCGTACATGGACGTGGAGAACGAGCCCGAGGCCGTGAACTACGGCGAGCGCTTCCAGAGCAAGAAGGGCCCGGGCGATCCGATCACGGTGAGCCAGCACTCGCGCCCGGTGACCGACTCGCTGCACAAGTGGGCCGCGGAGCTCGCGAAGGACACGAAGAAGCGCGCGCTCGCGGAGCGCATGATCGAGCGCGTCAGCGACGAGGATCTCGAGACGTGGGGCTGGCCGCGCGCGCGCGTCTTCGACGCGGTGCGCGAGGTCGAGTCGGGCGGCGTGAGCGGCGTCGAGGCGCCGAAGCCGGTCGTCAACGCGTACACGATCCAGCGCAAGGTCATGCTCGCGCTCAAGAAGGACATCCACCAGCGCCCGCACGGCGCGCTGGTGAAGCGCATCCGCTACTACTGCGACGTCCTGCTGCGCGAGTGATCACCAGCCGCGCATCGCGCGCTCGATCTTGAGCAGCGCCTGCTCGAGGATCGGGCTGCCGGGCTCGTGCTGCATCGCCGCTTTGATCTGACGCCACGCGGTCTGGAGATCCCCGGCGCGCGCGGCGTCCTGCGCCTTCGTGAAGAACGCGCGCGCGGTGGGGGACTGCAGCGTGGGCTTCGCGGGCTCGGGCTCGCGCCGCGTCGCCTTGGGCGCGGGCTCGACCGGCGCGCGCGCGTCGCTCTTGAGGCGCAGCTCGCCCTTTGCGAGCACGGCGTCGTAGGCGCGGCGCGCGGTGGGATCGCTCAGCGTCTGCACCGCCTCGCTGCCGCGCCGGTAGATGCGTGTGGCGCGCGCGACCTTCTCGCCGTCCTGCCCCGCGAAACGATCGGGGTGATAACGACGCGCGAACGCGCGGAACGCGCGCTTCACGTCCTCGGCGCTCGCGTCGCGCGCGACGCCGAGCAGCGTGTAGTAGTCGAGCTGATCGAGGCGATCGTCGGTCGACATCAGGCGAGCTCGCGCTCCTGGCGGCGGCGCATCGCATCGATCTCCGCCGGGTCGAGACCGCCCTGCAGGTGGATGCGCGTGTGCTGCGCGCGCCCGGTGTCGAGATCGGTCGCGCGCACGTCGAGGATCCCGCTCGCGTCGAGCAGGAAGCTGACGTCGATGCGCACCGCGCCGCGCCTCGCCTTCCGGATGCCGTCGAACACCAGCGTGCCGAGGAGCTCGTTGTCCGCGAAGCGCGTCGACTCGCCCTGGCAGATGCGCAGC includes:
- a CDS encoding slipin family protein → MGLPIGLAVATLIVLGYLVSSIRIVKEYERGVLFLLGRYQGVKGAGLRLVFAPFVRMVVIDLRTRVKDVPPQEVITLDNVSCTVNAVIYFRVVHPDQSVLQVEDYDYATSQLAQTTLRSVVGGHELDDLLAQREKLNAKIQVIMDAASDPWGIKVTGVEIKHVELPAEMRRAIARQAEAERERRAKVISADGEFEASHKYAEAAQVLATQPGSLQLRYLQTLVEIAAENNSTTVFPLPIELLEGLVGRRMAEVKRKDDGRDGERTARA
- a CDS encoding right-handed parallel beta-helix repeat-containing protein encodes the protein MARLRLRSALVLAALALVACDAAPTALYLVVDTELAVPAEVDTLTIRVAREDGDPVLREIDLAASQRPVRVRIDPREDAQDAPIRIALAVRRGGDDVVTRTIATRFVRGSVRVLAVLLERACVAPSCGDERTCVAGDCVPPELDPTTLPVWDPRDEPDLPTRDAGAMDAATSDDDDAGITDVDAGPPDAWIDPESRSVANVDDLIDAVRWADARAGHQTILLAAGTYELPDVLVIDQPITLRGASRCGAVLRNDGTRRVLQVTDGAVTLDGLTITGGVQTDGHGGGLLVQSPAVVTLERSCVVGNAANAATMEASGGGIAVIRGGRLTVRDSDIVENGAGQQGGGLFVWDATVDLVDSDVSRNRITTDRDYTSGAGISSINSQLTLDRCLVSANETVATAARAADGGGLYAFQGSVRIASSTFASNRAHYGTAMLVQDVTVAISHSTIAGNTSTQPNGRAIWSPSHMGFTLEGSIVANNFSSASTRLNCHATITSLGGNVADELPGEADFDCGMQIGAAGIDRVGDPRLLPLQDRGGPTETFALDTGSAAIGFAGDECPDVDQRGVARTPPCDSGAFETE
- a CDS encoding KamA family radical SAM protein, which gives rise to MQLKVVETPKDEAPRAVKPPVDPSTLSHRHLLEGDFWRRIPAYANVSEAEFLDHKWQMKQTITRVDKLLAALQGLVSPQFIVDAEEGFRHAPMAVRVSPYLLSLVDWTKPYEDPLRRQFIPLSSTRLPDHPQLRFDSLNEQGDAPVQGLTHRYPDKALFLALDTCPVYCRFCTRSYAVGPDTDQAELEKLSLKANAQRWEAIFTYVASRPELEDIVISGGDSYNLRADQIREIGHRLLDIPHVARMRFATKGPAVMPQKILTDDEWFKALVEVVHRGRSMAKDVVLHTHFNHPNEITGITKRAMDRLFGEGVTVRNQSVLQRGVNDQVETMTTLVKRLAHVNVQPYYVYVHDLVKGVEELRTTVDTAEYLEKSVRGTTAGFNTPTFVVDAPGGGGKRVVHSFEHYDRVTGISVYTAPSVKPGQFFLYFDPIHLLPEAGQMRWKDPAEHSKMVQEALDRAQARARR
- a CDS encoding sulfotransferase family protein, which produces MTSVQERLLFVVSPPRSGSTLLQRMIGSHSEVFTHPEPHLITPMAYLGFYDTVDKAPFDHINSAEAIRLFVSSLPRGEEDYLDALRAYADTMYGRMLEPSGKRYFMDKTPAYALVLPFLTKLYPHAKYVVLTRHPLAIFSSFANSFFDGDWARAHEFNPLVERYVPAIAKMLRERPVPLVHVKYETLVEAPEAQMERVFAYMDVENEPEAVNYGERFQSKKGPGDPITVSQHSRPVTDSLHKWAAELAKDTKKRALAERMIERVSDEDLETWGWPRARVFDAVREVESGGVSGVEAPKPVVNAYTIQRKVMLALKKDIHQRPHGALVKRIRYYCDVLLRE
- a CDS encoding PEGA domain-containing protein yields the protein MMRAGWIVFVLVAACAPPVDASEGTLIVRAHERGVVHVDARPVRGDRVRLARGTHVVELRRGALVIASEHVEVRGGSEIEIDLDVIAAGSIASDAAVSGRVEIRSVPPGAEIEIDGAPAGLGPLVIDLVPGPHVVRVWAPGYEAFEQEIYVGAGGSTELDVQLVASR
- a CDS encoding J domain-containing protein translates to MSTDDRLDQLDYYTLLGVARDASAEDVKRAFRAFARRYHPDRFAGQDGEKVARATRIYRRGSEAVQTLSDPTARRAYDAVLAKGELRLKSDARAPVEPAPKATRREPEPAKPTLQSPTARAFFTKAQDAARAGDLQTAWRQIKAAMQHEPGSPILEQALLKIERAMRGW
- a CDS encoding RCC1 domain-containing protein, translating into MSTTRSIQTSLAIAALVLAACDAAPTAIYLVVDTNLEVSREVDALTIRVEPDHDQPIERDVDLTSAARPVRVRIDPRQGHEDASLRLVLSVGDGDTAVLTRTVRTAFVRGSVRELVVSLDRACLGVRCDAPDETCIAATCADDAIDARGLATWDGDEPEVEWSDASVPMHDAGERDAGAVDAGRDAGAPCPDAGVTDAGTAPTCGERACPTPRICAEGVPDAGPLCEPGPGEVRVLSAGPEHLCVIGQRTNGRRVLSCVGSDEHGQLGGAPLPYENRHPAEQGHVVVIDGLGDDPTAVAAGDTFTCAARDGEIRCWGEGAAGWGATPGCGARAELSVGTRTVTALDAGHGYACALADGRVMCWGNGDERGNPAVPRAGQPLEMFEEAPAFTGIVVGARHACAWTATGEAWCWGANERAQLGDGTTSASSPPVEVTVADGPVRAMAAGGAHTCALIGASAPHRVECWGSNSRGQLGVDPTNPAPVPNGVIVPLDLPATAIGAGLEHTCALPTNQYVSCWGNGDDGRAGVAPPRSAPVTPDEASVDAVVGAIAVADEHTCFHVTTSITCAGAGGTFRIPEDYWWAEVIGSLW
- a CDS encoding NfeD family protein, encoding MTDRSRWGAGLFVLALVLAAAPARARAQGTCVLAAELHGVVGEGTATYLEDAIARAEREGCALLVRVDTPGGHIEPARRIAGALLDARVPIVVHVAPGGARAGSAGVFVLLASDVAAMAPGSSAGAAHPVSLDGREARGEHARKIESDAASLARAIAQERGRNVAWAEAAVRDSAAATADEARRLGVIDLVVGPERALLDAIDGREVAGWTLRTRGADVIEHEMTIPQRSLALLGDPTIAYALLVMGIFALMIELATPGVGIAGGLGAMCFLLAAIGLGVVPVTIGGIALVGIALALFVAELHVASAGLLAAAGAACLVAGAALLVDHADPTFYADESVGVSWGVVVPLAVVVAAAAIVLGVAVRRVRARPSVTGVEAMLGEVGAAESAIDARGGAVRMHGETWRAVSDVPLPVGTQVRVIAVRGLTLRVIAAEELEGALA